A window of Zonotrichia leucophrys gambelii isolate GWCS_2022_RI chromosome 11, RI_Zleu_2.0, whole genome shotgun sequence contains these coding sequences:
- the LOC135452761 gene encoding C-signal-like isoform X2, with product MAAARTVLLTGSNRGIGLELVKQLLGSPRPPAWIFATCRDPDGPRAQELRDLASKHPNLVLVKLDVENPSAVTDAAKVVEGKLNGMGLNLLINNAGIYTPTASLDTVDAEDMVRTYKTNAVGPMLMAQAFLPLLKKAAQDSKEKGLSCSKAAIINISTILGSIKKTPDSFFHPVISYRCSKAALNMLTMCQALTYKEAGILCVALHPGWVKTDMGTQEADLTVDTSVRGLLSVLPILSEKHSGTLLNWEGKAIPW from the exons ATGGCGGCGGCGCGCACGGTGCTGCTGACCGGCTCCAACCGTGGCATCGGCCTGGAGCtggtgaagcagctgctgggctcgCCACGACCCCCCGCCTGGATCTTCGCCACCTGCCGGGACCCCGACGGGCCGCGGGCACAG GAGCTGAGAGATCTGGCATCCAAACACCCAAACCTGGTTCTTGTAAAGCTGG ATGTGGAAAACCCCTCGGCTGTCACCGATGCGGCGAAGGTGGTGGAAGGGAAGCTGAACGGGATGGGGCTGAACCTGCTGATAAACAACGCCGGCATCTACACCCCCACGGCCTCGCTGGACACGGTCGATGCTGAGGACATGGTCAGGACCTACAAGACCAATGCAGTGGGGCCAATGCTGATGGCCCAG GccttcctgcctctgctgaagaaggctgcccaggacagcaAAGAAAAGGGCCTGAGTTGCAGCAAGGCAGCCATCATCAACATCTCCACCATCTTAGGGTCCATCAAGAAAACACCTGATTCCTTCTTCCACCCTGTCATCTCCTACCGCTGCAGCAAG GCTGCCCTCAACATGCTGACCATGTGCCAGGCTCTGACCTACAAGGAAGCTGGGATCCTGTGCGTGGCACTGCACCCTGGCTGGGTGAAAACAGACATGGGCACCCAGGAG gCTGACCTGACAGTGGACACAAGTGTGCGGGGGTTGTTGTCTGTGCTGCCAATCCTTTCTGAGAAACACAGTGGGACTCTGCTCAACTGGGAAGGGAAAGCCATCCCCTGGTga
- the LOC135452761 gene encoding C-signal-like isoform X1, whose translation MAAARTVLLTGSNRGIGLELVKQLLGSPRPPAWIFATCRDPDGPRAQELRDLASKHPNLVLVKLDVENPSAVTDAAKVVEGKLNGMGLNLLINNAGIYTPTASLDTVDAEDMVRTYKTNAVGPMLMAQAFLPLLKKAAQDSKEKGLSCSKAAIINISTILGSIKKTPDSFFHPVISYRCSKAAMGREPGSWSFLLPRDDACFLTQAALNMLTMCQALTYKEAGILCVALHPGWVKTDMGTQEADLTVDTSVRGLLSVLPILSEKHSGTLLNWEGKAIPW comes from the exons ATGGCGGCGGCGCGCACGGTGCTGCTGACCGGCTCCAACCGTGGCATCGGCCTGGAGCtggtgaagcagctgctgggctcgCCACGACCCCCCGCCTGGATCTTCGCCACCTGCCGGGACCCCGACGGGCCGCGGGCACAG GAGCTGAGAGATCTGGCATCCAAACACCCAAACCTGGTTCTTGTAAAGCTGG ATGTGGAAAACCCCTCGGCTGTCACCGATGCGGCGAAGGTGGTGGAAGGGAAGCTGAACGGGATGGGGCTGAACCTGCTGATAAACAACGCCGGCATCTACACCCCCACGGCCTCGCTGGACACGGTCGATGCTGAGGACATGGTCAGGACCTACAAGACCAATGCAGTGGGGCCAATGCTGATGGCCCAG GccttcctgcctctgctgaagaaggctgcccaggacagcaAAGAAAAGGGCCTGAGTTGCAGCAAGGCAGCCATCATCAACATCTCCACCATCTTAGGGTCCATCAAGAAAACACCTGATTCCTTCTTCCACCCTGTCATCTCCTACCGCTGCAGCAAG GCAGCGATGGGAAGGGAACCTGGTTCATGGAGCTTTTTGCTACCCCGGGATGATGCTTGCTTCCTCACCCAGGCTGCCCTCAACATGCTGACCATGTGCCAGGCTCTGACCTACAAGGAAGCTGGGATCCTGTGCGTGGCACTGCACCCTGGCTGGGTGAAAACAGACATGGGCACCCAGGAG gCTGACCTGACAGTGGACACAAGTGTGCGGGGGTTGTTGTCTGTGCTGCCAATCCTTTCTGAGAAACACAGTGGGACTCTGCTCAACTGGGAAGGGAAAGCCATCCCCTGGTga